From Endozoicomonas sp. 8E, the proteins below share one genomic window:
- a CDS encoding HD domain-containing protein, translating to MDLLPGNTIGGTREQVPFDDSRLSESIDKTGTAFARKVSISGELMPTEVASAKWVDADNNDFWHKAGHKLAATDIPPKIIETGLETLTIEPAKKRLKIAATEAAHWPVIDSSLIESTQVAKTALLQPYRPSHISPPAGTIAREVHGVQHSCRAAIWAVALLELRKQHGDPQARAFPDHMVPLLIKTCLFHDTGREGDGNDTPEWEQASADNLREHLRNFGVDQSLAWQCGEAICHKDNPKGCEHLPEVIQTLRSLLHDADTLDVMRVRGCFYMDRLECFAACQDDYLRLEWRLLAEEVCRVIARQGDLWYPIKLQDSDANCEHFFSIGDASLCENTKKQWEHHPSPFSYQLFSVGEQSGVVRELITPYTGQLTEPPVSSFSLAKLTPQVAAMEECQGSTLSAGFYTDPVSQQVYSIKPASCELSARNQLLMANLAGLLGIKVPQSFVHEEQGHFYVVSSVPKQWQGKLKGGEATLRSLSPEHWARLLLINVIVGNESMVNSAWEGIELTPEGEPVIFHWDYAGMATRYPSPEKPEPASKPDDFSSMPLLLQKLRNPQAPSMNSFPIYNPCIDILAQLEDDLLGHTLKDILRQVDWQALDRQIEHSGFLPGDRSWLRQTLHDRIAWLTTRFPNSLEAGERVSMAEYKAIEAAGIRGGWLPVKGRDIRGGQIGISQLLDANGQPITRMTLKLSREAGNKLADNLALERGLHRLASRVKYIHCRLNDDYRDWRSDLTSLAKDCDGLAEQLTGDKTRWHAKNQHTIDNTVTILQDIANNCRASLAADRPSIAKLPAIKTPLPAPVFPARVSSRIGEEVEAKVELAEFSHGFAKLTGQKVSYLSPEQLKFTHLSASPVRAVELESVVCEGGSIVFSPPNLPEALSFENQLTLTFEGHSKTVVEALFRELAGLGIDGERPDTSDLEEQWLDALADCHGCLGDMNLAVAADLYTPVNIGKKAFLRELLNFSDEQLTWEIHSRTRAGRWVQLRPGSPQGISATPARKFCPAHDIKFCADRQGNEEQFVINSLKNDATLSSFERRTQIGMEPTWHIHPVASLRRMKCDTGYAFTRIIEDDELADYSERIYEAGVVCMKLTSETLGRMDAEIYDDQCQFNGALGLDAFARNEKIIKQSTSDYQSLVQHNNPANPQETRFSNPLSLFDELNLLDISSPEDTRQLIYILKKRFSHWPDGRPLEKLFRQSWSVFYHEITRKGSQFDESIKSLVKACGEERIQLLFEQNPQLLKGKLDSLDGFNLDGRLNVLEGIDCSGCSMNDTVLQSFLFRKCKFNTELLNRAIVEGCFFTKCSFEGKRFSSSILDNVRFNPESGTDGQVSERTNQLSRILYQSCVNQHNAFNLEQWLKVMLKSSCLQWGSAPLDDLTRDILSQHMDEISRTYPEQLCKIISGLFFIDFQNAANAINFVRNNPGFYDHKIKDLKDFYFDFRTVFLKVGYSGVGKLGHPFDEFFRSDYGPGKDFSREALLALMLNVINLVLFPESNDQYIDFDVNANSADEHDGCLKAITESGSESTQSNTDGLPMVEMQRYKAFLCESHLKEYRNRIHRFWKECSEKSQLTIAKHCLRHQNVAVSPRTTKQFADLLSQDHDKQYWLEIYLANMGKHKKNEDEWNRLLSGHFREWDKNNRFY from the coding sequence ATGGATTTGCTCCCCGGTAACACAATAGGTGGAACAAGAGAACAGGTGCCTTTTGACGACTCAAGGTTATCTGAAAGTATTGATAAGACAGGCACCGCTTTTGCCAGAAAAGTGAGTATAAGTGGAGAGTTAATGCCCACGGAAGTTGCTTCTGCAAAGTGGGTTGACGCGGACAATAACGATTTCTGGCACAAGGCGGGGCACAAACTGGCCGCTACTGATATTCCCCCGAAAATCATTGAGACAGGGCTGGAAACGCTGACCATTGAACCGGCAAAAAAACGTCTGAAAATAGCTGCAACCGAAGCAGCCCATTGGCCGGTCATTGATTCATCGTTGATTGAATCCACCCAGGTAGCGAAAACAGCCTTGCTTCAGCCTTATCGCCCATCACACATCTCACCGCCTGCCGGGACCATTGCCCGTGAGGTTCACGGTGTCCAGCACAGTTGTCGGGCAGCAATCTGGGCTGTAGCCCTGTTGGAACTGCGTAAACAGCACGGCGACCCACAGGCGCGGGCATTTCCCGACCATATGGTACCCCTGCTGATTAAAACCTGCCTGTTTCACGACACTGGTCGTGAAGGCGATGGGAACGATACGCCCGAGTGGGAGCAGGCCAGTGCTGACAACCTGAGGGAACACCTGCGCAACTTCGGCGTGGATCAGTCCCTGGCCTGGCAGTGTGGTGAAGCCATTTGCCACAAGGATAACCCGAAGGGCTGCGAACATCTGCCGGAGGTGATACAGACCCTGCGCAGCCTGCTCCATGACGCCGATACGCTCGATGTCATGCGGGTCAGAGGATGCTTTTACATGGATCGGCTGGAGTGTTTTGCTGCCTGTCAGGATGATTACCTGAGGCTAGAATGGCGCCTGCTGGCCGAAGAGGTCTGCCGGGTGATTGCCAGGCAGGGTGACCTCTGGTATCCGATCAAGTTGCAGGACAGTGATGCAAACTGCGAACATTTCTTCAGCATCGGTGACGCCAGCCTGTGTGAAAACACTAAAAAGCAGTGGGAGCACCATCCTTCGCCCTTCAGTTATCAGCTGTTTAGTGTTGGTGAACAGTCCGGTGTTGTCCGGGAGTTGATTACGCCCTATACCGGACAGCTGACAGAACCACCGGTATCGTCTTTCTCCCTGGCAAAACTGACCCCGCAAGTTGCTGCCATGGAAGAATGCCAAGGCAGCACCTTGTCAGCGGGTTTTTACACCGACCCCGTCAGCCAACAGGTTTATTCCATCAAACCGGCGAGCTGTGAGCTAAGTGCCCGCAACCAGCTACTGATGGCCAACCTCGCCGGGCTACTGGGCATCAAAGTACCTCAGAGTTTTGTCCATGAAGAGCAGGGCCATTTTTATGTAGTCAGTTCTGTTCCCAAACAATGGCAGGGTAAGCTCAAAGGCGGCGAGGCGACGCTGCGCTCTCTGTCTCCAGAACATTGGGCCAGATTATTGCTGATTAATGTGATTGTCGGTAACGAAAGTATGGTGAACAGTGCCTGGGAGGGCATTGAACTGACCCCGGAAGGGGAGCCGGTCATATTCCACTGGGATTATGCCGGGATGGCGACCCGCTATCCGTCTCCTGAAAAACCAGAGCCCGCCTCGAAACCGGATGATTTTTCCTCCATGCCCCTGCTGCTGCAAAAACTGAGGAACCCTCAGGCGCCCTCCATGAACTCGTTCCCGATCTATAACCCCTGCATCGATATTCTTGCACAATTAGAGGATGACTTACTGGGCCACACCCTGAAAGATATCTTGCGTCAGGTTGACTGGCAGGCCCTGGACCGGCAGATCGAACACAGTGGTTTTCTGCCCGGTGACCGCAGCTGGTTACGACAGACCCTTCACGATCGTATTGCCTGGCTGACCACCCGCTTTCCCAACAGCCTGGAGGCAGGTGAGAGAGTATCCATGGCGGAATACAAGGCGATAGAGGCGGCGGGTATCCGCGGCGGTTGGTTGCCGGTCAAAGGCCGGGATATCCGGGGCGGGCAGATCGGTATCAGTCAGTTACTGGATGCCAATGGCCAACCCATCACCCGGATGACCCTCAAGTTGTCCCGGGAGGCGGGCAATAAACTGGCTGATAACCTCGCCCTGGAGCGGGGATTGCACCGTCTGGCCAGCCGGGTTAAATATATCCACTGTCGCCTGAATGACGATTACCGCGACTGGCGCAGTGACCTGACCAGCCTGGCCAAAGACTGTGACGGTCTGGCAGAGCAGTTAACCGGAGATAAAACACGATGGCACGCAAAGAACCAGCATACTATTGATAACACCGTGACGATTCTGCAGGACATTGCTAACAATTGCCGGGCGTCGTTAGCCGCCGACCGGCCGTCCATTGCAAAACTGCCAGCCATTAAAACGCCACTGCCCGCCCCTGTCTTTCCTGCACGAGTCAGTTCAAGAATTGGCGAAGAGGTTGAAGCGAAAGTAGAACTGGCTGAATTCAGCCACGGTTTTGCCAAATTGACAGGCCAGAAGGTCAGTTATTTGAGTCCGGAACAGCTGAAGTTTACCCACCTGAGTGCCTCACCGGTACGAGCCGTTGAACTCGAATCGGTGGTCTGTGAAGGCGGCAGTATTGTGTTTTCTCCTCCGAACCTGCCTGAAGCCCTGAGCTTTGAAAATCAACTGACCCTCACCTTTGAGGGACACAGTAAAACAGTGGTTGAAGCATTGTTCAGGGAGCTGGCAGGGCTGGGCATTGACGGAGAGCGGCCGGATACCAGCGACCTGGAGGAGCAGTGGCTGGACGCCCTGGCTGACTGCCATGGCTGCCTTGGTGATATGAATCTTGCCGTGGCAGCGGATCTATATACGCCGGTAAACATCGGCAAAAAAGCGTTTCTTAGAGAATTGCTGAACTTCAGTGACGAACAACTGACCTGGGAAATCCATTCTCGTACTCGCGCAGGACGTTGGGTGCAATTACGTCCGGGGTCGCCCCAAGGCATTTCGGCAACCCCAGCCAGAAAGTTCTGCCCCGCGCACGATATAAAATTTTGTGCAGATCGACAAGGAAATGAAGAACAATTTGTGATCAATAGCCTGAAAAATGACGCTACCCTGAGTTCCTTTGAACGACGTACTCAGATCGGGATGGAACCCACTTGGCATATCCATCCCGTCGCTTCATTGCGCAGGATGAAATGCGACACCGGTTATGCATTTACCCGAATCATCGAGGACGACGAGCTGGCGGATTATTCAGAGCGGATTTATGAAGCTGGGGTCGTGTGTATGAAATTGACTTCTGAAACACTCGGCCGTATGGATGCAGAAATTTATGATGATCAATGTCAGTTTAATGGGGCCCTCGGTTTGGACGCCTTTGCTCGTAATGAGAAAATCATTAAGCAGTCAACCTCTGACTACCAGAGTTTGGTTCAGCACAATAATCCAGCTAATCCACAGGAGACTCGTTTTTCCAACCCTCTGTCCCTGTTTGACGAGTTGAACCTGCTTGACATCAGTTCTCCCGAAGATACACGTCAATTAATTTATATTCTAAAGAAACGCTTCAGCCACTGGCCCGACGGGCGCCCGCTGGAAAAGCTTTTTCGGCAATCCTGGTCAGTCTTTTATCATGAGATAACCCGTAAAGGCAGTCAGTTTGACGAAAGCATCAAAAGTCTCGTCAAGGCTTGCGGCGAAGAGCGCATACAGTTGTTGTTTGAGCAAAACCCACAACTGTTGAAGGGCAAGCTGGATTCCCTGGATGGCTTTAATCTGGATGGGAGGTTGAATGTTCTCGAAGGGATTGATTGCAGCGGCTGTTCAATGAATGACACAGTGTTGCAATCCTTTCTATTTCGAAAATGTAAATTCAATACAGAGCTGTTAAACAGAGCCATTGTTGAAGGTTGCTTTTTCACCAAATGTTCTTTTGAGGGTAAGCGGTTTTCATCATCGATATTAGACAATGTCCGTTTTAACCCTGAAAGTGGGACAGATGGCCAGGTGTCTGAAAGAACAAACCAGCTTTCCCGGATCTTATATCAGTCGTGTGTTAATCAGCACAATGCGTTTAATCTGGAGCAATGGCTGAAGGTGATGCTTAAAAGTAGTTGTCTACAATGGGGTTCTGCACCGCTGGATGATTTAACCCGGGATATTCTGTCTCAACATATGGATGAAATTTCCAGAACGTATCCAGAGCAACTTTGTAAAATCATTTCTGGACTTTTTTTCATTGATTTTCAAAATGCTGCCAATGCGATAAATTTTGTCAGGAATAATCCTGGATTCTATGATCACAAAATAAAAGATCTCAAAGATTTTTATTTTGATTTCAGAACCGTCTTCCTGAAAGTAGGATATTCTGGTGTAGGGAAATTAGGTCATCCATTTGATGAATTTTTCAGGTCCGATTATGGGCCAGGCAAAGATTTTTCCCGGGAAGCACTTTTGGCGCTTATGTTAAATGTTATTAACCTTGTTCTGTTTCCTGAATCCAATGATCAATACATAGACTTTGACGTCAATGCCAACAGTGCGGATGAGCATGACGGTTGCTTGAAGGCCATTACTGAGTCAGGTAGCGAAAGTACACAAAGCAATACAGATGGCCTGCCTATGGTTGAAATGCAACGTTATAAAGCTTTTCTTTGTGAATCTCACCTTAAAGAATACCGGAACCGTATTCATCGGTTCTGGAAAGAATGCTCAGAAAAGAGTCAATTAACAATAGCCAAACACTGTTTGCGTCATCAAAATGTTGCCGTTAGCCCCAGAACAACTAAGCAATTTGCAGATTTGTTGTCTCAAGACCACGACAAGCAATATTGGCTGGAAATCTATCTCGCTAACATGGGTAAACATAAAAAAAATGAGGATGAGTGGAATCGCTTGCTTTCGGGACATTTTCGAGAGTGGGACAAAAACAACAGGTTTTATTGA